One Helianthus annuus cultivar XRQ/B chromosome 12, HanXRQr2.0-SUNRISE, whole genome shotgun sequence genomic region harbors:
- the LOC110894551 gene encoding S-adenosylmethionine decarboxylase proenzyme, with translation MSAIGFEGYEKRLEVTFFEPSIFIDPEGQGLRALTKAQLDEILNPAECTIVSSLSNEHVDSYVLSESSLFVFPYKIVIKTCGTTKLLLSIPAILKLAESISLTVRSVRYTRGCFIFPSAQSYPHRSFTEEVSVLDGHFEKLGLASKAYVMGGFDKPQKWFVYSASAGPVSARDEVYTLEMCMTSLDREKASVFFKTQTSSAATMTNESGIRMILPKSDICDFEFDPCGYSMNAIEQGAFSTIHVTPEDGFSYASFEAVGYDFKDLSLDQLVRRVLECFEPGEFSVAIGAPDALETIRSMDVEGYSLEEKSCEDLGCEGWIVYQKFVKKDGSCCGSPRSVLKCESWKEEKEEKEYQ, from the coding sequence ATGTCTGCAATCGGTTTCGAAGGCTACGAAAAGAGGCTCGAAGTTACGTTTTTCGAGCCTAGTATCTTCATTGACCCTGAAGGTCAAGGTCTCCGGGCTTTAACCAAAGCCCAACTGGATGAGATCTTGAACCCTGCTGAATGCACAATTGTCTCTTCGTTGTCGAATGAGCATGTAGACTCTTACGTACTATCCGAGTCTAGTTTGTTTGTGTTCCCTTACAAAATCGTTATCAAAACTTGTGGAACCACTAAACTGCTGCTATCGATACCGGCTATTCTGAAGCTGGCGGAATCGATTTCGCTTACTGTCCGGTCAGTAAGATACACACGCGGTTGCTTTATCTTTCCCAGTGCTCAATCGTACCCTCACCGCAGCTTCACCGAAGAAGTTTCAGTGCTGGATGGTCATTTTGAAAAGCTTGGTTTAGCCAGCAAGGCTTATGTAATGGGCGGGTTCGATAAGCCCCAAAAGTGGTTTGTTTATTCCGCTTCCGCTGGACCTGTTTCGGCTCGCGATGAAGTGTACACACTCGAGATGTGTATGACTAGTTTGGATAGAGAAAAAGCTTCGGTCTTCTTCAAAACGCAAACAAGCTCGGCTGCAACAATGACTAACGAATCCGGTATCCGAATGATACTTCCGAAGTCCGACATTTGTGATTTTGAATTCGACCCATGTGGGTATTCCATGAACGCTATCGAACAAGGTGCGTTTTCGACCATACATGTAACCCCGGAAGACGGGTTCAGCTACGCGAGCTTTGAAGCGGTCGGGTATGATTTCAAAGACTTGAGCCTGGACCAGCTGGTCCGACGGGTGCTGGAGTGTTTTGAACCAGGGGAGTTTTCGGTTGCGATTGGTGCACCGGATGCTTTGGAGACGATTCGTTCGATGGATGTTGAGGGGTATAGTTTGGAGGAAAAGAGTTGTGAAGATCTTGGGTGCGAAGGTTGGATTGTGTACCAGAAGTTTGTGAAGAAGGATGGTAGCTGCTGTGGGTCACCTAGATCTGTTCTGAAATGTGAGAGCTGGAAAGAggagaaagaagaaaaggagTATCAATAG
- the LOC110894550 gene encoding F-box/FBD/LRR-repeat protein At1g13570, with product MHTELPSGEDYISDLPQSIIETILTKLPLRDAVRTSILSNKWRYKWATLTQLEFDDKCVSCNHDRALAEVNLVTFITRFLFLHDGPIHRFSLSTGYLQGSPDVDQWLLFLSRKDVKELILELGDGEWFRAPSCLFACRKLVRLELVRCELDPPLSFKGFLNLKHLNLQQVLIAPDAVENLISCCPLLESLTLSYFDSLELTIRAPNLKYLILEGEFKDICLENTPMLVAISVAMYMTDMTDDIAEHFGQSSSCNFDKFLGGVPSLEKLSGHIYFTKYMSVGNTLGKTQITYQRLKVIELYQVSFEDMKEVTVVLRLILNAPNLQELQISGSSNPSPATETPDLDFWEKECPCDCAFKRLKIVKMTDVSGVPHEMGFIEFLLGNSPVLEIMSITPSVYVTEGRVNMLIELLRLKRASAEAEIIFVQDQV from the exons ATGCATACGGAACTTCCCTCCGGGGAAGACTATATAAGCGATCTCCCTCAAAGTATCATCGAAACGATACTCACAAAGTTGCCTTTACGAGACGCTGTAAGAACAAGTATATTATCTAACAAATGGCGGTACAAATGGGCTACCCTTACACAGCTTGAATTTGACGATAAATGTGTATCGTGTAACCATGATAGAGCACTTGCAGAGGTCAATCTTGTAACTTTTATCACtcggtttctttttcttcatgACGGTCCTATTCATAGGTTCAGTTTATCTACCGGCTATTTGCAAGGCTCCCCTGATGTAGATCAATGGTTGTTGTTTTTATCGAGAAAAGATGTTAAAGAATTGATTCTCGAGTTAGGTGACGGCGAGTGGTTTAGAGCGCCTTCGTGTCTTTTTGCTTGTAGAAAATTGGTTCGTTTGGAGCTTGTTAGATGTGAGTTAGACCCGCCGTTGTCGTTTAAAGGGTTTTTAAATTTGAAGCATCTTAATCTTCAACAAGTTCTTATTGCTCCTGACGCGGTGGAGAATCTTATCTCGTGTTGCCCGCTTCTTGAAAGCTTAACTTTGTCGTACTTTGATAGTTTAGAACTCACCATTCGTGCCCCGAACCTTAAGTATTTGATATTAGAAGGTGAATTTAAAGATATTTGTCTCGAGAATACTCCTATGTTAGTTGCTATATCTGTTGCTATGTATATGACCGACATGACCGACGATATTGCTGAACATTTTGGTCAAAGTTCAAGTTGTAATTTTGACAAGTTTCTTGGTGGTGTACCGTCCCTTGAGAAACTTAGCGGTCACATTTACTTTACAAAG TATATGAGTGTAGGTAACACCCTAGGGAAAACACAAATTACTTATCAACGGCTAAAGGTTATCGAATTATACCAAGTAAGCTTTGAGGACATGAAAGAAGTGACGGTGGTTCTTCGTTTGATTTTAAACGCCCCTAATCTTCAAGAACTTCAAATTTCC GGTTCATCGAATCCGTCACCGGCAACAGAAACGCCCGATTTGGATTTTTGGGAGAAAGAATGTCCGTGTGACTGCGCGTTTAAGCGGCTTAAGATAGTGAAGATGACAGATGTGTCGGGTGTTCCACACGAGATGGGATTTATAGAGTTTTTACTTGGAAATTCACCGGTTCTTGAAATTATGAGCATCACCCCGAGTGTGTACGTGACTGAGGGACGGGTAAACATGCTGATCGAGTTACTTAGGTTAAAGCGCGCATCAGCAGAAGCAGAAATCATATTTGTTCAAGATCAGGTGTAA
- the LOC110892672 gene encoding 3-hydroxyisobutyryl-CoA hydrolase 1 has product MGGGAAIAIHGRFRVVTDNTFFAMPETALGSFPDVGASYYLSRLPGFFGEYVGLTGARLDGAEMLACGLATHFVPLEKLSSLEDALCKATTGDPKIINNIILHDFSNKNPTLKEKSHYFRLKTINSCFSRRTVEEIISALEEGDKNMDDWISWTIQALKKASPTSLKISLCSVHILL; this is encoded by the exons ATGGGAGGTGGTGCAGCCATTGCAATACATGGTAGATTTCGAGTTGTTACAGATAATACG TTTTTTGCAATGCCAGAGACTGCATTAGGGTCATTCCCAGATGTAGGTGCATCTTATTACTTATCAAGACTACCTGGATTCTTCG GAGAATATGTGGGTCTTACGGGTGCAAGATTGGATGGTGCTGAAATGCTTGCATGTGGTCTTGCAACCCACTTCGTCCCGTTAGAG AAATTATCCTCATTAGAAGATGCATTATGCAAAGCAACTACAGGTGATCCAAAAATTATCAACAATATTATACTACATGACTTCTCAAACAAAAATCCTACGTTAAAAGAAAAGAGCCACTATTTccg GTTAAAAACCATTAATAGTTGTTTCTCTCGGAGAACTGTTGAGGAGATTATCTCTGCACTT GAGGAGGGTGATAAAAACATGGATGACTGGATCTCATGGACTATCCAGGCCTTAAAGAAAGCATCACCAACAAGTCTCAAAATTTCTCTTTGCTCT GTACATATACTGCTTTAA